Proteins encoded within one genomic window of Eleutherodactylus coqui strain aEleCoq1 chromosome 1, aEleCoq1.hap1, whole genome shotgun sequence:
- the LOC136610635 gene encoding uncharacterized protein — MTRETTNQRADHTDDPDEIKVTMPEETPKKAKINITKADDHIDEPDEIKVTMPEESPKKAMNIMKPEEHHEEAKKPGSYDICHSSFQQLMAAIIAYGSSNHTSRSDKPLSARTIPSGPDHGCQCCIARGHEELYTPENQTTAGEHLGEAKKVGGYGISQPSSKQLTASGMAKASVLPSVREPPPSDLGHDCECCIALGREQLYTPK; from the exons ATGACCAGAGAGACGACCAATCAGAGAGCCGACCATACTGACG ATCCTGATGAGATAAAAGTCACCATGCCTGAAGAAACACCTAAAAAGGCCAAGATAAACATCACCAAGGCTGACGACCATATTGACG AACCTGATGAGATTAAAGTCACCATGCCTGAAGAAAGTCCTAAAAAGGCCATGAACATCATGAAACCTGAGGAACACCATGAAGAGGCCAAAAAACCAGGCAGCTATGATATCTGCCACTCGTCATTCCAACAACTCATGGCAGCCATCATAGCTTATGGCTCCTCTAACCATACTTCACGTA GTGACAAACCTTTATCTGCTCGCACCATACCATCAGGCCCGGATCACGGATGTCAGTGCTGTATTGCCCGTGGTCATGAAGAGCTGTACACCCCAGAAAATCAAACTACAGCTGGGGAACATCTGGGAGAGGCCAAAAAAGTAGGCGGCTATGGGATCAGCCAGCCTTCCTCCAAACAGCTCACAGCATCAGGCATGGCTAAAGCCTCTGTTCTACCTTCAGTTC GTGAGCCCCCACCATCAGACCTGGGTCACGACTGTGAGTGCTGCATTGCCCTCGGTCGCGAGCAGCTGTACACGCCGAAATAA